Part of the Clostridium sporogenes genome, TCTTTAAAATCTATGATAAAGGATGCAAAAGATAAATATGAAAAAGGTGAAAGAAAAGTATGTAAAGATGCAAAAAGAATACTTATAACAGGATGTCCTATGGGGGAGGGAACAGAGAAAATAATAAGATTAATTGAAGAAAATGGTGGAAATGTTGTAGTATTTGAAAATTGTAGTGGTGTTAAAGAAATAGAGAAACTAGTAGATGAAGAAAAAGATCCTATAGATGCAATAACAGAAAAATATTTAGCTATAGGTTGTTCCTGTATGAGTCCTAATAATAATAGACTAAATTTATTATCAGAATTAATAGATGATTATAAGGTTGATGGGGTTGTGGATGTAATATTACAAGCCTGTCATACCTATAATGTGGAAACTCAATCTGTAAAAGAATTCGTAAATAATGAAAAAAATGTACCATATATGAGTATAGAAACAGATTATTCTCAAACTGATATAGGGCAATTAAAAACAAGAATAGCAGCATTTATAGAAATGTTATAAAAAATATTGATTTATAATAGTTTATATGATAAAATTATTTGATGTACGATAAGATCCCTGCTGTACAAAGTACAGCCGTTAGTCCGTGGGGAGGAGGTGAATATAATGAGAAAGTACGAAACTGTATTTATACTAAACCCAGCACTAGATGAAGAAGGTTATAAAGCTAATGTTGAAAAGTTTAAAGGTGTAATCGAAAATGCAGGTGGAACAGTAGACAATGTTGACCTATGGGGTAAAAGAAAATTAGCTTACGAAGTTAAAAAAGTTAGCGAAGGTTACTATACTTTAATGAACTTCACAGCTGATACAGAATTACCAAAAGAGTTAGATAGAGTGTTCAGAATAACAGATTCTGTTATAAGACACATGATAATAACTCAAGAATAATAGGGTGGTGTTTTTTTGAATAAAGTTGTTTTAATAGGTAGATTAACCAAAGATCCTGAGTTAAAATTTACTCCAGGAAATGGGACAGCAGTTGCCACCTTTACTTTGGCTGTAGATAGAAGGTTTTCAAAAGATGGCCAGAGAGAAGCAGATTTCATCCCTATAGTAGTATGGGGAAAACAAGCAGAATCTACAGCTAATTATATGAGTAAAGGAAAACTTATGGGTGTTAGTGGTAGAATTCAAACAAGAAGCTATGAAGCTAAAGATGGTACAAGAAGATATGTAACAGAAGTCATAGCTGAAGAAGTTAAATTTCTTGAGTGGGGCAATAAGCCTACAACGGATTCAACATATAATAATGGGTCAGAACCAAGTTACCAATCAGGCCAAGGCTTTGGAAATGGAAACAGTTTTGACGACGATATAATTCCAGTGGATGATGGAGACATCCCATTTTAAAGAGAAGGAGGGATAGTTATGGCAGGAAGAGAAGGCGGAAGAAGACAAAGAAGAGCCAAAAGAAAAGTTTGTACTTTTTGTATGGAAAAATCTGAAGCAATAGATTACAAAGATATCAATAAGCTTAGAAAATTCGTTACAGAAAGAGGTAAAATTCTTCCAAGAAGAATTTCCGGAAACTGTGCTAAACATCAAAGAGAATTAACTAGAGCTATAAAAAGAGCGAGAAACATTGCTTTATTACCATTTACTACAGAATAATATTTAAATTTACATAAAACTGACTACGAAATTGGTAGTCAGTTTTTTTGTATATCATTGATTTTATAAGTAATATAAGGTATTATTGCATAAAAAGTGAAATACAACTAAAATAGTAGTATAGGTTAAAAAAGGGGATGGATGCTGTATGAAAAAAGATGATTTTAATATAATGTATAGTGTAAAAATAATAGAGGATTTAAAAGCAGAACTTTTATGTATAATAGGGGATCTTTTTAAACTTTTAACTAAGGGAAGTAATGTGGCACAGGAAGCTATATTAGATTGTATATCAGGTGCTATTATAATTTTATATTTATTAGGAGAAAAATTAGGATATTCCTTTATAGCAGTTGATGAAAATGTGAAGAAAAAGTTAAAAGTGGGTATAATTGAAGAAGATGACATAGAAAAGGATGGAAGAAATTTAAGTAAACTATATAATCATCTTAAAGAAAAAGAGTAATGGAGGAACATATGTATAATAGACAAAATAAAACTAATTCTTTGGTTGAAGCAGGTCTTATAGTCTCATTAATGATAGTACTTATAATGCTTAATTTGTATTTCCCTATATTTAGTATTTTTATTACTTTTTTATTACCTATACCTATAGCAGTTTTATACTTAAGACAAGATTATAAAATTACTCTCTGGGCTATACTTGTAACAGGTGTAATAACAGCTATGATAAACAATCCTATTACAGCAGTAATAATTACTATTTCATTTGGAACAATAGGATTGTTATTAGGCTATTGTATAAAAAAACAAAAATCAATTTTTATGACTATTATGATATTAGCAGCTGGTTTTTTATTATCAAATATTATGATTATATTAATACAAATTTTATTTGTAAATAAAAATGGAATAATGAATTTTATAAATAAGAATATAAGTATGATAAAAGATACTATGGAATCAGCTAAGGATTTTTATTCTCAAGCTGGAGTCCCTAAAGAACAACTACAACAAATGGAACAAAAACTTAATTTACTACAACCGGATTTAATATTAAAAATGATACCTGGAGCTTTAATAATAATTTCTTTCGTGTTAGCTTTTTTAAACTATGCAATAACAAGAACAGTACTTATAAAGTTAGGATATAAAAATGTAAAACCATTACCACATATATCTAAAATATATGTTAATGTAAGAATAGTAACTATAGTAGCAATAGGATTGCTTATAGGAGTTATATTAAAAAGAAAAGGAATAGAATTAGGCGATTATTTATTTATGACTTCTAGCAATTTATTATTTACAATGCTTTTAATTGATGGAGTGTCTGTTTTCATATATTATATGAAAAATAAATTTAATATTTCCAAGGGAATTTTGATTTTTATTCTTTTTATCACTGTTTTGGGTTCTCTAAATATTATTTATATTTATTTAGGGTTAATGGATATAATGCTTGATTTTAGGAAATTAGATCCCTTTAGAAAATATGAGAATAATAAAAGTGGGGAATTATAAATGAGCGATAATAGGTACGATAATTTTATTACAAATAATAAAGTATATATGTTTATTATAGCCGTATTAATAATTATTATCTTTTCATATAAACATTCACAAGTAGGTATAGTATTAACACTTATATATTTTTTCTTATTACTTTATAATTTTAAAAACACAAGAATTAAGAAGAAAGAGCTAAAAAAATTTATAGAGGATTTTTCTACAAAAATGGATAGCGCATTTAAAAGTTCTCTAATGAATTTACCTTTTCCTATGATGGTTTTATCTAACAAGGGAGAGGTTTTATGGTATAATCAAAATTTCTCACTATTGTTAAAAAAAGATGGGATATTAGGAGAAAACATAAATCGTATATTAAAAAATTTTAATTTTAAATATGCTTTAGAGGGGAAAAAGAATTCCTTCAAAAATATTAATTTTAAAGATAATTATTATAATATATATACTAACACATTTTTTGATGAGGAAATGAGAGAAAAAATATTACTTCTTTATTTTTATGATGTTACAGATATGTTTAATATATTGATAAATATGGAGAAAAATAAAGAAGGAATAATGCTTTTAGAAGTGGATAACTTAGATGAGGTATTAAAAAGTATAGATATAGATAAAAAACCGTTAATAATAGCAGAAATAGAAAGACATATAAATAGTTTTTCTGAAAACATGAAAGCTATGATAAAAAAATATGAGCAAAATAAATATATATTATCTGTTCAAAATTCTTATATAGAAAAACAAATGGAGAAAAAATTTGATATACTAGATATAATAAGAGATATAGATACAGGAAATAAAATGAATCCTACTTTAAGCATAGGAGTAGGAAAGGGAGCAGAAACTCCTTTAGAAAATTATAGTTATGCTCTTGCGGCTAAAGAATTAGCATTAGGTAGAGGGGGAGACCAATCTGTAGTAAA contains:
- the rpsF gene encoding 30S ribosomal protein S6, which gives rise to MRKYETVFILNPALDEEGYKANVEKFKGVIENAGGTVDNVDLWGKRKLAYEVKKVSEGYYTLMNFTADTELPKELDRVFRITDSVIRHMIITQE
- a CDS encoding MazG-like family protein: MKKDDFNIMYSVKIIEDLKAELLCIIGDLFKLLTKGSNVAQEAILDCISGAIIILYLLGEKLGYSFIAVDENVKKKLKVGIIEEDDIEKDGRNLSKLYNHLKEKE
- a CDS encoding YybS family protein; its protein translation is MYNRQNKTNSLVEAGLIVSLMIVLIMLNLYFPIFSIFITFLLPIPIAVLYLRQDYKITLWAILVTGVITAMINNPITAVIITISFGTIGLLLGYCIKKQKSIFMTIMILAAGFLLSNIMIILIQILFVNKNGIMNFINKNISMIKDTMESAKDFYSQAGVPKEQLQQMEQKLNLLQPDLILKMIPGALIIISFVLAFLNYAITRTVLIKLGYKNVKPLPHISKIYVNVRIVTIVAIGLLIGVILKRKGIELGDYLFMTSSNLLFTMLLIDGVSVFIYYMKNKFNISKGILIFILFITVLGSLNIIYIYLGLMDIMLDFRKLDPFRKYENNKSGEL
- the rpsR gene encoding 30S ribosomal protein S18, encoding MAGREGGRRQRRAKRKVCTFCMEKSEAIDYKDINKLRKFVTERGKILPRRISGNCAKHQRELTRAIKRARNIALLPFTTE
- a CDS encoding single-stranded DNA-binding protein — encoded protein: MNKVVLIGRLTKDPELKFTPGNGTAVATFTLAVDRRFSKDGQREADFIPIVVWGKQAESTANYMSKGKLMGVSGRIQTRSYEAKDGTRRYVTEVIAEEVKFLEWGNKPTTDSTYNNGSEPSYQSGQGFGNGNSFDDDIIPVDDGDIPF